A window of the Eubalaena glacialis isolate mEubGla1 chromosome 9, mEubGla1.1.hap2.+ XY, whole genome shotgun sequence genome harbors these coding sequences:
- the TMEM203 gene encoding transmembrane protein 203 translates to MLFSLRELVQWLGFATFEIFVHLLALLVFSVLLALRVDGLAPGLSWWNVFVPFFAADGLSTYFTTIVSVRLFQDGEKRLAVLRLFWVLTVLSLKFVFEMLLCQKLVEQTRELWFGLITSPVFILLQLLMIRACRVN, encoded by the coding sequence ATGCTTTTCTCGCTCCGGGAGCTGGTGCAGTGGCTGGGCTTCGCTACCTTCGAGATCTTCGTGCACCTGTTGGCCCTGTTGGTGTTCTCCGTGCTGCTGGCCCTGCGTGTGGACGGCCTGGCTCCCGGCCTCTCCTGGTGGAACGTGTTCGTGCCCTTCTTCGCCGCTGACGGGCTCAGCACCTACTTCACCACTATCGTCTCCGTGCGCCTCTTCCAGGATGGAGAGAAGCGGCTGGCCGTGCTCCGCCTTTTCTGGGTCCTCACGGTTCTTAGCCTGAAGTTCGTCTTCGAGATGTTGTTGTGCCAGAAGTTGGTGGAGCAGACTCGGGAGCTCTGGTTCGGCCTGATCACGTCTCCGGTCTTCATCCTCCTGCAGCTGCTCATGATCCGTGCCTGCCGGGTCAACTAG